AAATGGCGGTTGAGCGTGTCATCGATGGCGATGCGCGCCTCGACCGTCTCGTCCTGCGCAAGCTGGCCGAGGGTCAGCCCCCGCCGGCCGGCGAGATCGTAGACGGCCTCGAGGTCGCGGGCGCGGATGCGATGGGCGATCGCGCCGATATGCGGATAGGCGGTGATACCGCGGTCGAACACCGGGCCGCGGCCCTCGACGTCGCGCACCTCGCCGACCAGCTCGATATGGACGTTGATCGGGTTGCGGCCGTTCTCGTCCCACGCCTGCACCGGCGTCTCGATGCGATAGACGAGGCCGACCGTGCGGATGGCGCCGAGATTGATCGAGACCATGCGACCGACGTTCCACTGGGCGAGAACCTGCGCCTGCTCGTCGCAGGCATAGGCCGCGAGCGTGGCGCGCGCGCCGTCGCAGTGGATGACGTGTCCAAGGACGCGCAGGTCGGGCTGCGCCGCGTCGCGCCGCTCCTGACTGGTCGTTTCGCCGGGTTCGGCCCGTTCAACGAACATCGATGGTTCCTACCCCCTGCCTCGAACCGCCACCCTAGCCGTACCGGGTTAAGGTCGCGTGTTTTCCGATGGTTAAGAATGATTGACGAGAAATCCCGTTAACCTTTCGGAAGCCACCGCGCTTAAGGGCCCGGAAATCGCCGCGTGCGACAAATACGTCCCGGCGTCCGTCCCGACGGTCGGCGCGGGCAGACAGGAGCTGCGGCTTTGGGCGGCATAGCGCTTTGCGACATCCTCGAACGGGGGCGCAACAATTTCGACCTCGTGCGGCTGGCCGCGGCCGCGTCGGTCATCGTCAGCCATTCCTTCCTTATCGCCGGCGGCCCGCTTTCCGCCGAGCCGCTGTCCGGCGTGTCGTCCTTCACGCTCGGCCAGCATGCGGTCAGCGTGTTCTTCATCCTGAGCGGGCTGCTGGTCGCGGCGAGCCTTGAGCGCAATCCCGAGCCGGTCGCCTTTCTCGGCGGGCGCGTGCTGCGCGTCTTTCCCGGCCTCGTTGCGTGCGTCCTCGTGACCGACATGGTGGTGGGGCCGATGGTCTCGCGCCTCGATCCTTTGGCCTATTTCACCTCGCCGCAGACCTGGCGCTACCTCTTCGTCACGCTGTCCCTGTTCACCGGGTACGGCACGCTGCCCGGCGTGTTCGAGCAACTGCCGGCGGCGGGGCAGGTCAACGTCTCGCTATGGACGCTGAAATACGAGATGCTGTGCTACCTCCTCCTGGCGCTGCTGGCCGCCCTCGGCCTGTGGCGGCGGCCGCGGCTGATGTGGCTGGGTTTCGCGGTGCTGGTCGGCATGCAGCTCTTCCGGCTGACGAAGGTGAGCGTCCCGGAGTTCGGCGTCGTCGATCAGGTGCTGCGCCTGGCGATCTGCTTCTTCATCGGGGCGGGCGCGTATCGCCTGCGCCACAGCTTGCGCCTGTCCGTGCCGGGGGCGCTGGTCGCCGTCCTCGCCTTCCTCACGGCGTGGCGGACAACGCTCGAGCCGCTGGCGAGCTATTTCGCCCTCGGCTACCTCGTGCTGTGCTTCGCGGCCCTGCCGCTTGGGCCGCTGCGCCGGCTCAGCGCCCGCGGCGACCTGTCCTACGGCCTCTACATCTATGGCTGGCCCGTCGGGCAGGTCCTCTTGCTGTGCGCTCCAGGCCTCGGGCCGGTCGAACTCGCCGCCGCTTCCATCCTCCTCGCCGCGCCGCTCGCCGCCCTGTCGTGGGCGCTGGTCGAGAAGCCGGCGCTGGCGCTGAAAGGCCGGCTGCCGGCGTGGGCGGCGGGGCGGCGGCAAGGCGTGCCCTCCGTTTTACCATTGACAGAAGAACGGAACGGCAATTACTGTCCGCGCCCATGAACAGGATCATTCTCATCGTAGGACAGCGCATGGGCAGGGCGGCGTAGCCGCCGGGCAACGACCACCCATGCGCGACCAAGGCTCCCCAGGGGGCCTTTTTTATTGCCTTCGACAACGGTACAGACGCAGCGGAACGCGTGAGCACAGGACGGGAAGAAAAAGATGAGCAACGCAGCCAACGAAGCCGGCAGGCGCGAGATGACCGGCGCGGAGATCGTGATCCAGGCGCTGAAGGACAACGGCGTCGAGCACATCTTCGGCTATCCCGGCGGGGCGGTCCTTCCCATCTATGACGAGCTGTTCCAGCAGGAGGAGATCACCCACGTCCTCGTCCGCCACGAGCAGGGTGCGGGCCACGCCGCCGAAGGCTATGCCCGCTCGACCGGCAAGGCGGGCGTCATGCTCGTCACCTCCGGCCCCGGCGCGACCAACGCGGTGACGCCCCTGCAGGACGCGCTGATGGACTCGATCCCGCTGGTGTGCATCTCCGGCCAGGTGCCGACGACGCTGATCGGCTCCGACGCCTTCCAGGAATGCGACACGGTCGGCATCACCCGGCCCTGCACCAAGCACAACTGGCTGGTGAAGGACGTCAACGATCTCGCCCGCATCATCCACGAGGCGTTCCACGTCGCCACCACCGGCCGGCCCGGCCCCGTCGTCGTCGACATCCCGAAGGACGTGCAGTTCGCGCGCGGCATGTACACGCCGCCGCAGCAGGCGCCGCGCACCTCCTACAATCCCAAGGTGCAGGGCGACATGGAGTCGATCCGCGAGGCCGTCGCGCTGATGGCGGGGGCGAAGCGCCCGATCATCTATTCGGGCGGCGGCGTGGTCAATTCCGGGCCCGAGGCCAGCCATCTCCTGCGCGAGCTGGCGGAACTGACCGGCTTTCCCGTCACCTCCACCCTGATGGGGCTGGGCGCGTATCCGTCGTCCGGCAGGCAATGGGTCGGCATGCTGGGCATGCACGGCACCTACGAGGCCAACATGGCCATGCATGACTGCGACGTGATGGTCTGCCTCGGCGCGCGCTTCGACGACCGCATCACCGGCCGGCTCGACGCCTTCTCGCCTCACTCCAAGAAGATCCATGTCGACATCGACCCGTCCTCGCTCAACAAGAACGTGCCGGTCGACATCGCCATCCGCGGCGATGTCGGGCGGGTGCTGGAGGACATGGTCCGGCTGTGGCGCGCCACGGTCAAGGCCGAGAAGGGCGCGCTGAAGCCGTGGTGGGAGACGATCGACCGCTGGCGCGGCCGCGACTCGCTTGCCTTCCGCAACAGCGACGACGTCATCATGCCGCAATATGCGATCCAGCGGCTGTACGAGCTGACCAAGGACCGCGACACCTACATCACCACCGAGGTCGGCCAGCACCAGATGTGGGCAGCCCAGCATTACGGCTTCGAGAAGCCGAACCGCTGGATGACCAGCGGCGGCCTCGGCACGATGGGCTACGGCCTGCCGGCCGCGCTCGGCGTGCAGATCGCCCATCCCAGCGCGCTGGTCATCGACATCGCCGGCGACGCCTCGGTGCAGATGACGATGCAGGAGATGGCGACGGCGGTGCAGTACGAGGCGCCGATCAAGATCTTCATCCTGAACAACCAGTATATGGGCATGGTGCGCCAGTGGCAGCAGCTGCTGCACGGCAACCGGCTGTCGCATTCCTATACGGAGGCGATGCCCGACTTCGTGCTGATGGCGAAGGCCTTCGGCGCCCACGGCATCCGCTGCGAGAAGCCGGGCGAGCTCGACGACGCCATCCGTGAGATGATCGACGTGAAGAAGCCGGTGCTGTTCGACTGCCGGGTCGCCAACCTCGCCAACTGCTTCCCGATGATCCCGTCCGGCAAGGCGCATAACGAGATGCTGCTGCCGGACGAGGCCACCGACGAGGCCGTCGCCAACGCCATCGACGCCAAGGGCAGGGAGCTGGTGTGATCTCTTCCGCGAGGAAGGCCGCCAATTCCTGAACGGGAACACGAGAAAGAGACGACACCATGAACGCCCAGCTTCAGCCCACCGGCTCCGCCTACTTCATCGCCCGCGAGACGCAGGCCGCCGAGAAGCACACGCTTTCCGTGCTGGTCGACAACGAGCCGGGCGTCCTTGCCCGCGTCATCGGCCTGTTCTCGGGGCGCGGCTACAACATCGACAGCCTGACGGTCTCCGAGACCGAGCATGAGGCGCATCTGTCGCGCATCACCATCGTCACGCGCGGCACGCCGCACGTGCTGGAGCAGATCAAGCACCAGCTCGAGCGCATCGTGCCCGTCCACCGCGTCAACGACCTGACCGTGGTGGCGCGCGCCATGGGCCAGGAGCGCCCGCTGGAGCGCGAGCTCGCGCTCGTCAAGGTGCGCGGCGAGGACAATGCCCGCGTCGAGGCGCTCAGGCTCGCCGACGCCTTCCAGGCCAAGGTGTCGGACGCAACGACCGAGCACTTCATCTTCGAGATCACCGGCAAGACCGCCAAGATCGACCAGTTCATCTCCATCATGCAGCCGCTCGGCCTGATCGAGGTATGCCGTACCGGCGTCGCCGCCATGAACCGCGGCCCGCAGGGCATGGAAGCCTGACGCGCCGCGCCGCCCGGGCCAGACGAGCGGGAGAGGCCGCCGCCGTTCCTTGCGCGCGGCCCGGCCGCTGACGCGTCCCTCGCGCAGCGCGATGCTGCGCCAACCGGCGGCCCGCCGCTGCCACAAGCTGCCGTTCCGGTTTCCGGCCAGTCTGGCCGGCCCGTTTCCGAGAGGACCGTAATGTCGCTCGATATCTTCGCGGCGCTGATCGCGTTCGCCTTCGTCACCTCGATCACGCCGGGGCCGAACAATCTGATGCTGATGGCGTCGGGGGTGAATTTCGGCTTCCGCCGCACCATCCCGCACATGCTGGGCATCGGCGTCGGCTTCCTTTCGCTGCTGCTCGGCGTCGGCTTCGGGCTCGGCGCGGTGCTCGCTGCTTACCCGCCGCTGCATGCGGCGCTGAAGGTCGCGGGCGGCGCCTACCTTCTTTATCTCGCCTGGCGCATCGCCATGGCCCGCTCGATGGAAAGCACCAAGGACGGGGGCGAGGAGTCGCGGCCGATGACCTTTCTCGAGGCCGCCGCCTTCCAGTGGGTCAACCCCAAGGCGTGGGTGATGGCCGTCACCGCCATGGCCGTCTACACCAACCCGCAGGCTCCGTTCCTGTCGGTCATGCTGGTGTCTGTGGCTTTCGCCCTGGTAAACGTGCCGTGCGTCTCGACATGGGCCGGATTCGGCGTCGCGCTGCGCGGCTTCCTCTCCGATCCCGTCCGGCTCAAATGGTTCAACATCGCCATGGGCCTGCTGCTCGTCGCCAGCCTGTGGCCGATGCTGAGATAGGCAATCGACGCGGTTTTGCCGAACTGGTAGAATCCGCCGCATGCTCGAAAGGCTCACGCCCGCCCGACTGCTCGCGGCCGCATGCGCGCTGCTGGTGCCCCTGTTCGTGCTCGGCTGGCTGACGCGCGAGGACCCGGCCGAGAAGCCGTGGCTTCAGGTGATGGGCGGCGGCTTCATCTTCAACTACCGCGTCGCCGACGTCTATTACGGCTTCACCGCGGCCGTGATGCGGCCACTGCCGACAGGCACCATCGTCGAGGCCGCGTTCGAGGACCCGGCCGGCGGCCCGCCTCACGTCGTGCGCCAGCGGGTCGGCGGCGCCGAGATGACGCGCCTCGCGCTGCGCTCGCCGCCCGTGCGCGGCGTGGAGGCAGGCAGGGACTACGCCGTTTCCCTCCGCGTCCTCGACCGCGAGGACGAGCATCTCCTGTGGTCGCGCGACCTCGCCTTCCGCAGCAACATCTCCGACACGGTCGTGCCCGACGTACCCCTGACCATCGGCCCCGGCTACACCCGCAACCCCGCGGCGGGTGGGTGAAGCGCCTGCGCCCTTGCCCCCGGCGCGCGAATCCAGCACTGATCGGCCATGCAGTTTTCCCCGCAACAGGACGAGGCGCTGAAGGCCGTCGCGCGCTGGCTGAAGGACGGGCACCGGCCGATCTTCCGCCTGTTCGGCTATGCCGGCACCGGCAAGACCACGCTCGCCCGTCATTTCGCCGAGCATATCGACGGGCAGGTGCAGTTCGCCGCCTTCACCGGCAAGGCGGCGCAGGTGCTGCGCTCCAAGGGCGCGGTGAACGCCCGCACCATCCATTCGCTGATCTATCGCCCGCGCGGCGAGGAGGCGGTGGAGGACGAGACCACGGGCAGGACTTCGATCAACCCCACCTTCTCGC
The window above is part of the Aquamicrobium sp. genome. Proteins encoded here:
- a CDS encoding acetolactate synthase 3 large subunit produces the protein MSNAANEAGRREMTGAEIVIQALKDNGVEHIFGYPGGAVLPIYDELFQQEEITHVLVRHEQGAGHAAEGYARSTGKAGVMLVTSGPGATNAVTPLQDALMDSIPLVCISGQVPTTLIGSDAFQECDTVGITRPCTKHNWLVKDVNDLARIIHEAFHVATTGRPGPVVVDIPKDVQFARGMYTPPQQAPRTSYNPKVQGDMESIREAVALMAGAKRPIIYSGGGVVNSGPEASHLLRELAELTGFPVTSTLMGLGAYPSSGRQWVGMLGMHGTYEANMAMHDCDVMVCLGARFDDRITGRLDAFSPHSKKIHVDIDPSSLNKNVPVDIAIRGDVGRVLEDMVRLWRATVKAEKGALKPWWETIDRWRGRDSLAFRNSDDVIMPQYAIQRLYELTKDRDTYITTEVGQHQMWAAQHYGFEKPNRWMTSGGLGTMGYGLPAALGVQIAHPSALVIDIAGDASVQMTMQEMATAVQYEAPIKIFILNNQYMGMVRQWQQLLHGNRLSHSYTEAMPDFVLMAKAFGAHGIRCEKPGELDDAIREMIDVKKPVLFDCRVANLANCFPMIPSGKAHNEMLLPDEATDEAVANAIDAKGRELV
- a CDS encoding acyltransferase family protein — translated: MGGIALCDILERGRNNFDLVRLAAAASVIVSHSFLIAGGPLSAEPLSGVSSFTLGQHAVSVFFILSGLLVAASLERNPEPVAFLGGRVLRVFPGLVACVLVTDMVVGPMVSRLDPLAYFTSPQTWRYLFVTLSLFTGYGTLPGVFEQLPAAGQVNVSLWTLKYEMLCYLLLALLAALGLWRRPRLMWLGFAVLVGMQLFRLTKVSVPEFGVVDQVLRLAICFFIGAGAYRLRHSLRLSVPGALVAVLAFLTAWRTTLEPLASYFALGYLVLCFAALPLGPLRRLSARGDLSYGLYIYGWPVGQVLLLCAPGLGPVELAAASILLAAPLAALSWALVEKPALALKGRLPAWAAGRRQGVPSVLPLTEERNGNYCPRP
- the ilvN gene encoding acetolactate synthase small subunit gives rise to the protein MNAQLQPTGSAYFIARETQAAEKHTLSVLVDNEPGVLARVIGLFSGRGYNIDSLTVSETEHEAHLSRITIVTRGTPHVLEQIKHQLERIVPVHRVNDLTVVARAMGQERPLERELALVKVRGEDNARVEALRLADAFQAKVSDATTEHFIFEITGKTAKIDQFISIMQPLGLIEVCRTGVAAMNRGPQGMEA
- a CDS encoding LysE family translocator, with protein sequence MSLDIFAALIAFAFVTSITPGPNNLMLMASGVNFGFRRTIPHMLGIGVGFLSLLLGVGFGLGAVLAAYPPLHAALKVAGGAYLLYLAWRIAMARSMESTKDGGEESRPMTFLEAAAFQWVNPKAWVMAVTAMAVYTNPQAPFLSVMLVSVAFALVNVPCVSTWAGFGVALRGFLSDPVRLKWFNIAMGLLLVASLWPMLR